Part of the Streptomyces sp. NBC_00457 genome, GGACCCCGGCCGGGCTGTTGCAGCAGCCCCGCCAGGGTCACGAACCCCGAACCGACTCCGCCGTGGGGCGCAGCCAGGCCATCGAGGTGCGGCACACCCAGGATAGCCCGGCGCTCTTCACGCGGATCAGTCGTCAGTCCGCGTTCGCGGATTCCCGTACATCCGCTCATTCAGGAGAGCTGTCGTGATGAGTAGCAGCGATACGCGCGCGCCCGCAGTGGAGGCGCGCGAGCTGATCAAGACCTACCCCGGTGACGTCACCGCCCTGCGCGGCATGGACCTCACCGTCGAGCCCGGCACCGTCTTCGGCCTGCTCGGGCCCAACGGAGCCGGCAAGTCCACCACCGTCAAGATCCTCACCACCCTGGCCCGCCCCGACTCGGGCACGGCCACCGTCGCCGGGCACGATGTGCTGCGCCACCCGGACCGGGTGCGCCGCGCGATCGGAGTGGTCGCCCAGAACTCCGGCGCCGACCCGGTCGCCACCGGCCGCGAGAACCTCCAACTCCAGGGCAGGCTCTACGGCTTGAAGGGCGCAGCGCTGAGCCGCCGCGTGGACGAACTGCTGGAGCGGTTCAAGCTCGCCGACGCCGCCCGCCGCCCGGTCAAGGGCTACTCCGGCGGTATGCGACGCCGCCTCGATGTCGCCCTCGGCCTGGTGCACCGGCCCGAGGTGCTCTTCCTCGACGAGCCCACCACCGGACTCGACCCGGAGGCCCGCACCGCGATGTGGGACGAGATCGCCCGCCTCGCCGGCGACGAGGGCCTGACCATCCTGCTCACCACCCACTACCTCGAAGAGGCCGACCGGCTCGCCGAGCGCATCGCGATCGTCGACCGCGGCCGGATCGTCGTGGAGGGCACCCCGCACTCCCTCAAAGGCGAACTCCGCGGCGACGCGGTCCACTTGGAACTGCGCGCCGAGGTCGGCGAAGCCGGTCGTACGTTGCTGGAGGGCGCCGTCGGCGGTCTGCCGGGCGTGCACGAGGTGCTGGTCGACGGGCACCGCATCAGCGCCCGCGCCGACGACGGGGCGGCGGCGATGCCCGCACTGCTGGGGGCACTCGAACGCGCCGGGGTCGGCGTCGCCGCCGCGACCGTCGCGCGTCCCTCCCTCGACGACGTCTATCTGCGGTACGCGGGCCGCCGTTACTCCGAAGCCGACAGCGCCGGTGACCTTCTCGTGGCCGGAGGTGTGCGATGAGCACCTCCGTCTCCCACACCTGGTACATGACCCAGCGCCAGCTGATGGTGTTCGCCCGCCAGCCCGCGTACGCGATCATCACGCTCATCCAGCCGGTGATCTGGCTGTTCCTGTTCGGCGGCCTCTTCAAGAAGGTCGTGGAACTGGGCGGCTTCGGCACCACCTCGTACCTCGACTACCTGGTGCCCGGCGTGGTCGTGATGAGCGCGCTCGGCTCCAACCTGTGGGCGGGCATGGGCACGCTGGAGGAGATACAGCGGGGCACGCTCGACCGCTTTCTGACCACGCCGGTCAGCCGGGCCGCGCTGATGAACGGCAACGTCGTCAACAACGGACTCGTGACCGCCCTGCAGTCGGTCATCATCGTGCTGCTCGGCCTGCTGGGCGGCGCCGACTACCCGGGCGGCGTCGGCGGCATCGCCGTCCTGGTCCTCGCCTCCGTGCTGCTGGGCACGGTCTTCGGGGCGCTGTCCAACGCGCTCGGCATGCTGGTGCGGGAGCGGGAGTCGATCATCGGCATCAACACCTTCCTGCTGCTGCCGCTGACCTTCCTGTCCAGCGCCTTCATGGCGCCGTCCCAGATGCCGGCGTGGATGCGTCACATCGCCGACTTCAATCCGCTCAACTGGGCCATGGTCGCGGGCCGTTCGGCCCTGTCCGACCATCCCGACTGGGGCGATGTACTCAGCCGCGGCGGCGCGCTGCTGGCCCTGGCGGTCGCGGCGGTGTGGCTGTCGATCCGGACGTTCCGGTCCTACCAGCGGTCGGTCTGAGACCAGTATCAGTTATCAGTCGGTCCGAGACCGCGAAAAGCGGCCCGCGCATTCAACGCGCGGGCCGCCCTGGTCCGTGTCCGTTGTCACGCGGCCGGCGCCGCACCCTCTTGCTCCGCCTCGATGCGCGCGTTCCACTCCCGCTTGGCCGCCTGCCAGCCGTCCTCGTTGTGACCGAGCCGCCAGTAGCCGGAGATCGAAAGGTCCTCGCGCGGGATCTGCCGCTCGACCCGCAGCAGGGCGCGCAGCTCCTTCACGAAGGCCGCCTCGCCGTGCACGAACGCGCACACCCGGCCCTCCGGGAACTCCAGTGCCCGTACGGCCTCCACCAGTGCCTCGCCGATGGGCCTGTCCCCGCGGTGCAGCCAGACGATCTCCACGTCGGAGTCGACCTTCTGCTCCTCCTCGGGGCCGGAGACCTCGACGAAGGCGAAGGTCCTGGCGCCGGCGGGCAGTTCCTCAAGGGAGCGGGCGATGGCAGGCAGCGCGCTCTCGTCACCGGCGAGCAGATGCCAGTCGGCGCCCGCGTCGGGTGCGTAGGCGCCACCGGGACCCATGAACCGGACGGTCTCACCGGGCTGCACCCGCATCGCCCAGGGCCCGGCCAGCCCTTCGTCGCCGTGGATGACGAAGTCCAGCGTCAGCTCGCGGTGCTCCGCGTCCCAGTGCCGCACGGTGTACGTCCGCGTCACCGGCCACTGCTCGCGGGGGAACTCGGCCCGGATCCGCTCCAGGTCGAAGGGCTCCGGGTAGGTCGCGCCGCCGGTCGGGAACAGGAGTTTCACATAGTGGTCGGTGCAGGTGTCCGCCGCGAAGTCGGCGAGCCCGTCGCCGCCGAGAACGACGCGCTGCATATGGGGGGTCAGCCGTTCGGTACGCACGACCTGTGCGGCGTGGGGCTTCCGCGGCTGGCGGGCCGGACGTTCTGCCATGACGGCCTCCCTGTTCCCTTAGCTTAGGTTTACCTAAGTTAGCACTTCCCCCCAGTTAACACCTCGCGCGTGAACAATTCTTGGGTGCTTCACGCCGATATGGCACACATCACACGACGGTGCCTGTCATGTATCAAGTGTCGTCAACAGCCGCTTCAGCGATCCGCCCAGACCCCAGCGGGCCGCGAGCTTCTCCAGTGCCGCCGGGTCGCGCGGCGTCTTCGGCAGGGTCGTGTCCACGTCCGGCAACGGGACGTCGTCCGCGACCTTCACGACCGTCGGCGCCACCGCGACGTACGGCCGCGACTCGTCGAGCCGTTTGCGCTGGGACGGGGTGAGCTTCGCCTTCGGGTCGTCGACCGCGGCCATGATCCCGGCCAGGTCCCCGAACTCGGTGAGCAGCTTGGCGGCTGTCTTCTCGCCGATGCCGGGCACGCCGGGCAGGCCGTCGCTCGGGTCCCCGCGCAGCGTCGCCAGATCCGCGTACCCCCTCCCGTCGACGCCATACTTTTCCCGCAGCCACGCCTCGTCGGTGAGCTGGAGAGAGGCGACGCCCTTGAGGGGATACAGCACCCGCACCCCGCGCGCGTCGTCCACCAGCTGGTACAGATCGCGGTCGCCGGTGACGATGTCGACCGGGCCGGTGGCGCGGGCGGTGAACGTGCCGATCACGTCGTCCGCCTCGTACCCCTCGACGCCCACGCGCGCGATGCCCAGCGCGTCCAGGACGTCCTCGATGACCGGCACCTGTGGCGAGAGCGTGTCGGGCACGACCTCCTCGTCGGGGCCGACCTCACGCTCCTCGGCCACCCGGTGGGCCTTGTACGAGGGGATCAGGTCGACCCGCCACTGCGGCCGCCAGTCGGCGTCCATGCAGGCCACCAGGGCGTCCGGACGGTGGTCCTTGACCAGGCGGTCGATGAACTCCAGCAGTCCGCGCACGGCGTTCACCGGCGTGCCGTCCGGGGCCTTCACCGAGTCCGGGACGCCGAAATAGGCGCGGAAATAGAGCGAGGCGGTGTCGAGGAGCATCAGTCGTCCCATCACGGCTCGCCATCATGCCGTACGGCACCGACAATCACCCGGATGCATCACCCGTATGCCCAGCTCATTGAGTTCACGGCGCATAGGTAAAGGCCTTGTGAACTGGACCACTGGGGCGTTTGACCTGCCATGGCACGGGCAGGCGCCGCCTCGGAGCGAAGCCGGTTGCGCATTTCAACCTTTTTGCGCCGGCGCCGCCCGTTCATGGCCCCCGAGCAGAGAGAAACGCGTGTCATCAACCCTTGAGGCAGAGCATCTGTACAAGGTGTTCGGCAGACGACCGGACGAAGCAGTCGACCGGCTCCGGCAAGGCGCCGACCGGGACGAACTGCGGGCCGACGGCACCACCGCCGCCGTGATCGACGCGTCCTTCACCGTGGAACCCGGACAGATATTCGTTGTGATGGGCCTGTCGGGTTCCGGCAAGTCCACGTTGCTGCGCATGCTCAACGGGCTCCTGGAGCCGACTGCGGGACAGGTCCGGTTCGACGGACAGGACCTGACCGCTCTCGGCGCCCGGGAACTGCGTGAGGTCCGCGCGAAGAAGATCAGCATGGTGTTCCAGCACTTCGCGCTGTTCCCGCACCGCAGTGTCCTGGAGAACGCCGGCTACGGCCTCGCCGTACAGGGAGTGCCCCGCGCCGAGCGGGAGAAGCGCGCCACCGAGGCGCTGGAGATGTGCGGCCTGGCCGGCTGGGAGAAGTCCTGGCCCGACGAGCTGTCCGGCGGTATGCAGCAGCGTGTGGGCCTGGCCCGCGCCCTGGCCACGGACGCCGATCTGCTGCTGATGGACGAGTCGTTCAGCGCGCTCGACCCCCTGATCCGCCGCGATATGCAGGACCAGCTCCTGACGCTCCAGCAGCGACTGAAGAAGACCATCGTCTTCATCACCCACGACCTCAACGAGGCCATGCGCCTGGGCGACCGCATCGCCGTCATGCGCGACGGCAGCATCGTCCAGATCGGCACCGCCGAGGACATCCTCGTGCGCCCCGCCGACGACTACGTCGCCTCCTTCACCAAGGACGTCGACCGCTCCCGCGTCCTGACCGCGTCCTCCGTCATGGACACGGAGCTGCGCGGCGACGAGGCCGACTGCCAGTGCGCGACGGCCACGCCCGAGACCCCGTTCGCCGAACTGTGCGCCATCAGCGCCCGGCTCTCCCACCCCGTCGCCGTGCTCGACAAAAAGGGCAAGCTGGTCGGCGTCGTACCGCGCCAGCGGCTCGTCGGCTTCCTCGGTGACGAGACCGGGGCCCCCACGCCGTGCGACTCCCCGCGCGACAAGGGCGGAGAGAAGGTGATGGCCGGTGCCTAGGATCGAGTTCGGCTCCTGGGTCAACGACGCAGTCGACTGGCTCACCACCCACCTGGGATGGCTCTTCGACTTCCTCGAAGAAGTCTTCCGCGGCGCCTACGAGGGCGTCGACTCCGTACTGCAGGCGCCCGAGCCGTTGCTGCTCGCGGGCATCTTCGCGGTGATCGCCTTCTGGCTGCGCGGCGCGCTCGCCGGCGTCCTCACCTTCGCGGGATTCGCCTTCATCATCTCCCTGGAGTTGTGGGAGAACGCGATGATGACGCTGTCGCTCGTCTTCGTCGCCACCGTCATCGCGCTCGTCCTCTCGGTGCCCGTGGGCATCTGGGCGGCCCGCTCGAACCGGGTCAGCGCGGTCGTACGGCCCGCTCTGGACCTGATGCAGACGCTGCCGGCGATGGTCTACCTCATCCCGGCGATCCTCTTCTTCGGCAGCGGCGCCGCCGCGGGCATCGTCGCCACGCTGATCTTCGCGCTCGCCCCCGGCGTGCGCATGACCGAGCTGGGGCTCCGCCAGGTCGACAAGGAACTGGTCGAGGCCGCCGAGGCGTTCGGCACCACCCCGCGCGACACTCTGATGCGCGTCCAGTTCCCGCTGGCGCTGCCCACCGTCATGGCGGGCGTGAACCAGGTCATCATGCTCGGCCTGTCCATGGCCGCGATCGCCGGCATGGTCGGCGCCGACGGCCTCGGCGGTGACGTGAACGAGGCGATCGGCCAGCTCAACGTCGGCCTGGGCGCCGAAGCGGGCATCGCCATCGTGATCCTCGCGATCTACCTCGACCGCATGACCAGCGCGCTGGGCACCCAGGTCTCGCCGCTCGGCCGCCGGGCCGCCGCCCGGCTGCGTGCCGCGCAGGGCCTGAAGATCTGGTCGTACCGTCCCCGCCCGGCCGTCGCCATGGTCGGCGTCGTCGTCCTCGCGCTCGTCGCGGGCGGCATGGGCGTCTTCGGCGGCAGCGACAAGACCGAACCGGTCGCCTCCAGCACCAACGTCGGCCAGGGCAAGAAGCTCAGCATCGGCTACATCCCCTGGGACGAGGGCGTCGCCTCCACCTACCTCTGGAAGGAGGTGCTGGAGCAGCGCGGCTACGAGGTGGAGACCAAGCAGTTCGAGGCCGGACCGCTCTACACCTCGCTCTCCCAGGGCGACATCGACTTCCAGACAGACTCCTGGCTGCCGGTCACGCACGAGCAGTACTGGAAGAAGTACGGCAAGCAGCTCGAAGACCTGGGCTCCTGGTACGGCCCCACCTCCCTCGAGCTGAGCGTGCCCGCCTACATGAAGGGCGTCGACTCCCTCGACGACCTCAAGGGCAAGGCCGCGGAGTTCGGCGGCAAGATCACCGGCATCGAGTCCAGCGCCGGCATGATGAGCCTGCTCAAGAGCAAGGTTCTCAAGGAGTACGGCCTCGACAAGGAGTACAAGGTCGTCGACAGCTCCACGCCGGCGATGCTGGCCCAGCTCAAGCGCGCCTACGACAAGCAGGAACCGATCGTCGTCACGCTCTGGTCGCCGCACTGGGCGTACAGCGACTACAAGCTGAAGAAGCTCGAGGACCCGAAGGGCGCCTGGGGCTCGGGCGACGGCGTGCACACCCTCGCGCGCAAGGGCTTCACCCAGGAGAACCCGGTCGTCGGCCAGTGGCTGAAGAACTTCAAGCTGACCGAGGAACAGCTCACCAGCCTGGAGTCGGAGATCAACAAGGCCGGCCAGGGCAAGCAGCAGCAAGCCGTACGCACCTGGCTGAAGTCCAACCCGGGTGTCGTCGACAAGCTGGCCCCGGTGCAGAGCACCGCGAGCCCGGCCGAGGCGAAGCGTCCCCTGGACGTGGCCTGGTTCCCCTGGGACGAGGACATCGCCGTCACCTACCTGTGGAAGAACGTCCTGGAGCGGCGCGGCTACAAGCTGAACCTCAAGCAGATGGATGTGGGCCCGGTCTACACCGGCCTGGCCTCCGGCGACCTCGATCTCAACTTCGACGCCTGGCTGCCGTACGCCCAGGCCCAGTACTGGGACAAGAGCAAGGACAAACTCCACGACCTGGGCACCTGGTACGAGCCGACGTCACTGGAAGTCTCCGTCCCCTCGTACGTGAAGGGCATCGACTCCCTTGAAGACCTCAAGGGCAAGGCCGACACCTTCGACGGGAAGATCATAGGGATCGAGCCGGGCACCGGCGAGATGAACCTCCTGAAGACGAAGGTCCTGCCCGGGTACGGCCTCGACAAGGAGTACGACGTCGTCGACGGCTCCACGCCCGCGATGCTGGCCGAGCTCAAGCGGGCCTACGCCAAGCAGGAGCCGATCGCCGTCGTCCTGTGGTCGCCGCACTGGGCGTACAGCGAGTACAAGCTGACCAAGCTCGCCGACCCGGAGAAGTACTTCGGCGAGGGCAACACCATCCGCACCATCTCCAACCAGGAGTTCCCCGAGCGGTATCCGCAGCTCACGAAGTGGATCAAGAACTTCAAGATGAGCGAGGACGAGCTCGGCACCCTGGAGCAGGAGATCAAGGACCGCGGACAGGGCCACGAGGAGGAGGCCGTCGCCGCCTGGCTCAAGGAGCACCCGGACATGGTGGACCGGATGACTCCGGCGGCCTAGCCGCGCACTGGACCCGGCGCGCGCCCCGGCACCTGACGGACCGGGGCGCGCGCCGTTCTCTGTCTGTCTCCCCCGGGCCGGGAACACCCGGGGCCGCGGGCGCATTGAACTGCACAGCACCGCACTCTTCGCCCCTAAGGAGGAATCCGCGCCCGGAGAATCGGCAGAGCTGATCTACTGGCGAGAACTGTGAGGTCGCCTGGCACTCTGTGTGTCGGCGATGTGACAGGCGCATGAAACGGTTTGCCGAACATGCGTAGGGTGCAGAGAACTCATCAGAAGGAGTGCGCCCGGATGGCGGTGCACCGGCAGCGGACCGACGAGCCAGGGCGAAGGAGGGAGCCGGAGCTATGGGCGACCACAAAGAACAACCGCTTCGCGTGGGCGCGGCCGTACGGCGGCGGCGCCGGGCGCTGGACCTCACGCTCGCCGTCGTGGCCGAGCGCAGCGGCCTGTCGGTCCCGTTCCTGAGCCAGGTCGAGAACGACCGCGCGCGCCCCAGCAGAAGCTCCCTGGAGAAGGTGGCCGACGCCCTGCGCACCACCGCCGTGGAACTCCTCGCCGCCGCCGACCCGGCGTGCAGCGTCGACGTCGTCCGCGCGGAGTGCGAATCGGGCCCGGAACCCA contains:
- a CDS encoding 5'-3' exonuclease — encoded protein: MGRLMLLDTASLYFRAYFGVPDSVKAPDGTPVNAVRGLLEFIDRLVKDHRPDALVACMDADWRPQWRVDLIPSYKAHRVAEEREVGPDEEVVPDTLSPQVPVIEDVLDALGIARVGVEGYEADDVIGTFTARATGPVDIVTGDRDLYQLVDDARGVRVLYPLKGVASLQLTDEAWLREKYGVDGRGYADLATLRGDPSDGLPGVPGIGEKTAAKLLTEFGDLAGIMAAVDDPKAKLTPSQRKRLDESRPYVAVAPTVVKVADDVPLPDVDTTLPKTPRDPAALEKLAARWGLGGSLKRLLTTLDT
- a CDS encoding quaternary amine ABC transporter ATP-binding protein codes for the protein MSSTLEAEHLYKVFGRRPDEAVDRLRQGADRDELRADGTTAAVIDASFTVEPGQIFVVMGLSGSGKSTLLRMLNGLLEPTAGQVRFDGQDLTALGARELREVRAKKISMVFQHFALFPHRSVLENAGYGLAVQGVPRAEREKRATEALEMCGLAGWEKSWPDELSGGMQQRVGLARALATDADLLLMDESFSALDPLIRRDMQDQLLTLQQRLKKTIVFITHDLNEAMRLGDRIAVMRDGSIVQIGTAEDILVRPADDYVASFTKDVDRSRVLTASSVMDTELRGDEADCQCATATPETPFAELCAISARLSHPVAVLDKKGKLVGVVPRQRLVGFLGDETGAPTPCDSPRDKGGEKVMAGA
- a CDS encoding ABC transporter permease; translation: MSTSVSHTWYMTQRQLMVFARQPAYAIITLIQPVIWLFLFGGLFKKVVELGGFGTTSYLDYLVPGVVVMSALGSNLWAGMGTLEEIQRGTLDRFLTTPVSRAALMNGNVVNNGLVTALQSVIIVLLGLLGGADYPGGVGGIAVLVLASVLLGTVFGALSNALGMLVRERESIIGINTFLLLPLTFLSSAFMAPSQMPAWMRHIADFNPLNWAMVAGRSALSDHPDWGDVLSRGGALLALAVAAVWLSIRTFRSYQRSV
- a CDS encoding siderophore-interacting protein, translated to MAERPARQPRKPHAAQVVRTERLTPHMQRVVLGGDGLADFAADTCTDHYVKLLFPTGGATYPEPFDLERIRAEFPREQWPVTRTYTVRHWDAEHRELTLDFVIHGDEGLAGPWAMRVQPGETVRFMGPGGAYAPDAGADWHLLAGDESALPAIARSLEELPAGARTFAFVEVSGPEEEQKVDSDVEIVWLHRGDRPIGEALVEAVRALEFPEGRVCAFVHGEAAFVKELRALLRVERQIPREDLSISGYWRLGHNEDGWQAAKREWNARIEAEQEGAAPAA
- a CDS encoding ABC transporter permease/substrate binding protein — encoded protein: MPRIEFGSWVNDAVDWLTTHLGWLFDFLEEVFRGAYEGVDSVLQAPEPLLLAGIFAVIAFWLRGALAGVLTFAGFAFIISLELWENAMMTLSLVFVATVIALVLSVPVGIWAARSNRVSAVVRPALDLMQTLPAMVYLIPAILFFGSGAAAGIVATLIFALAPGVRMTELGLRQVDKELVEAAEAFGTTPRDTLMRVQFPLALPTVMAGVNQVIMLGLSMAAIAGMVGADGLGGDVNEAIGQLNVGLGAEAGIAIVILAIYLDRMTSALGTQVSPLGRRAAARLRAAQGLKIWSYRPRPAVAMVGVVVLALVAGGMGVFGGSDKTEPVASSTNVGQGKKLSIGYIPWDEGVASTYLWKEVLEQRGYEVETKQFEAGPLYTSLSQGDIDFQTDSWLPVTHEQYWKKYGKQLEDLGSWYGPTSLELSVPAYMKGVDSLDDLKGKAAEFGGKITGIESSAGMMSLLKSKVLKEYGLDKEYKVVDSSTPAMLAQLKRAYDKQEPIVVTLWSPHWAYSDYKLKKLEDPKGAWGSGDGVHTLARKGFTQENPVVGQWLKNFKLTEEQLTSLESEINKAGQGKQQQAVRTWLKSNPGVVDKLAPVQSTASPAEAKRPLDVAWFPWDEDIAVTYLWKNVLERRGYKLNLKQMDVGPVYTGLASGDLDLNFDAWLPYAQAQYWDKSKDKLHDLGTWYEPTSLEVSVPSYVKGIDSLEDLKGKADTFDGKIIGIEPGTGEMNLLKTKVLPGYGLDKEYDVVDGSTPAMLAELKRAYAKQEPIAVVLWSPHWAYSEYKLTKLADPEKYFGEGNTIRTISNQEFPERYPQLTKWIKNFKMSEDELGTLEQEIKDRGQGHEEEAVAAWLKEHPDMVDRMTPAA
- a CDS encoding ATP-binding cassette domain-containing protein translates to MSSSDTRAPAVEARELIKTYPGDVTALRGMDLTVEPGTVFGLLGPNGAGKSTTVKILTTLARPDSGTATVAGHDVLRHPDRVRRAIGVVAQNSGADPVATGRENLQLQGRLYGLKGAALSRRVDELLERFKLADAARRPVKGYSGGMRRRLDVALGLVHRPEVLFLDEPTTGLDPEARTAMWDEIARLAGDEGLTILLTTHYLEEADRLAERIAIVDRGRIVVEGTPHSLKGELRGDAVHLELRAEVGEAGRTLLEGAVGGLPGVHEVLVDGHRISARADDGAAAMPALLGALERAGVGVAAATVARPSLDDVYLRYAGRRYSEADSAGDLLVAGGVR